The sequence TAATGGACAAAAGCCAACCTGACTGTGCAACCAAAACTATGCATTTGTCTGGAAGGACAGACATActgtaaatacatttaaaaaaaattctatagGATATAATGTGAAAGTATACTTACAGACAACCTTAAGACTCCAAAGTTTGCAAAGTCATAAATAAGTATCTGGTAGAAGAGTTCTTGGCTAAATTGAAGCACAAAAAGTAATTACATGGACAGGACTGCATATCTCCAAGTTACCATAATTAAGAGGGGAAAGTAAGGATCATCCTTGAGATATCAGATATCCATATCTAGTCCTATTAATAAAGATCTTACTTTAACTGAAGAGTTTAGGGGTTCACCTGCATTATCTAGATATTTACAATTAAATCTATTTCTTGGTTTCTGACATCATCAGCCACACTGGTGCAGAAAGGTTACTCAAGTATCCAATCCCTATCAATTTATTCCTTGATAATTTATATTTCAACTTCTTTACTCCTTTACTGCACTGTAAGAAATGCAAAGGAACTGGGAAATTAACAGACATGTCATCTCAAGTCTATTCTCTGACTTGTTAGAAAATTTGTGTAGCTGGGCCTGTAAGGCTGCACAGGCAAAATTACAGATTTCATATTACAATCATGTCCTGCAGATACTCTTTAACCCAACTGATACAATGTTTTCCAGCACTTTTCTGAAGCCTCTGCTTTATACCCTGTGCTGTAGATGATCCTGCAGTGAATCATGATGATGATCATAGATTATCTAGATCATCATGAAGCAAGAAAGTCTTTGCCTTCCCACTGTCTGTGAGCACACAATACGGTAGTTGGCATTTCAATGACACTGATTCTCTGCAACTTTTCCCGAGTGTGCCAGACTTGTTTCCACTGCTCTCTATGGACTGCTTAATCTTTACCCTCATGACTTTTCATACAGGCAACAAGAGAACAATGTTCTTTTCCCTGTCATTGCCTTCTTTCTTCTAATTAGCTTCACAATTGGTGCTTATTTCAGCTGCCAACAGGTCTAACAACTCTTTTACCTGAGTTTTGTTGTATTGAGAAGGTACAGTTTTGTCTGGTACTGGGCCAGAGCCCACTGGGGACTGACACAACCAACAAATGAGTGCTCACGTAGCATTTCCTGGAGTTCTGAAACAACAGAGAGgtgggaaagaaacaaaagaatgtAATTTCATAGTTGCAACCCTGCCCTCATTTATTTAGTTGAGTGGTTTGTGTCTTTTTAGCATGAAAGTCTCAGGTTACTCTTCAGTCACTCTTACACCCCTGCTTCTTCTTATATCCTTGTATGACCAATTATTCACAAGTTTTGAAATATTAATCATTTTTATGCATGCTCATACTATTAAAGTGTAAGGGAGAATTTAACATTTAAACTACAAAtgcaaattagaaaaaaataaaattaaagttcCTGTGCTTGAATAGccttccaaaattaatttccagccACAGGAGATTGGTGAGGAGCACATACATCAAAAACTGCAGGTGTAAACCAGCTTTGCAACACAGTCTAGGTATAATCAAACTAAATTATAGAAGTGTGATAGAATAggtccatatttttttttcataatttctttttatttctcttacaaaataactttataaaaaaattgtatGAGTGGCAAGACTGGGAAAGGTATAAGAAGTCAGATTTCATAAAAGAGTTCATTTTAGacaatgcacaaaaaaaaaatcactagtTGCCATCCTTGGGAGAAGCTTTATTACAGATGTTTGGCACTGAAGTCACAGCATACACAAAGCACTATGCTAATTTCACTAATTCTGCTGCTATGTTTTCTAAAGGAATGTAACAGACTGAGATAAGATTTCTCTCTTTCCAAAGTCTCTTTTAGGTATTTCTTACAGATGTGAAAATGAGACACAACCTCAGGCAGCTTCACAGGTTTTATTGTgaattttgaggcatttttgggtattttaaGGTTCTGGGACAACTCTTTGTTTTCAATGTTTAAACAGTGACAGCCAAATATGGAATTACTGGGTCAGAATTACCAGTCTTCTGCAAAATGTTTACTGAAGCACAAGTAAAGTAAAAATTCATGCTTTCTAAACTTTAAGATTCTTATCAATTTATAGAAAAGTTACTTATTACAGATATCTGTGTGGAGCATACCCAGCATCCCCAATTCTTACaaccagaaaaatcaaaataaatccaACAACACCCCTGGAATGTAAGATTCCTAGCATTTAGACATATTAATAATAAGGGTATGAGTCAATGTAAGTTGCCTTCAGAGGCAGCTGAGTTAAGAGGGAAACACCCTAGAAAGATTCACAAACCTTTTACCTTTGTCTAAAACAACTCTTAACAAAAAAGAGAGTATTTCATAAGTCTCACCATTTAAGtgatacaaataaaaattaaaagcaaaaaagcttTTGTTAAAAACTTGCTTAGCAGCACAGTAAGCTCACTGGGCCtccttttaaataccttttccCACTTTGACAGTCATATTTAGTGGTGGAATAACAGTAATTTTGAGAAAGAAGTCATGCTTACTTGCATGGGCCTGGTTACTAATTTCCTCCTGGAGAGTCAACACACTGGTCAAGTTGATAATTCTTCTTCTAGGGGTGCAGGCAGCAGTCATGTCCTTTCTGGTGTCATCTTTCTCCAATTCTACATCCATGTCTTCCCGTGGTCTCTTCCTACAATaccaaaacaaaaggaattaattATGTTCCATTCTCCTATCACTTAGGCCAAACACAGCAACAGATGAGATGCTCAATTCACATGCTGTATGTTAACACAGGAAATGCAGACAGTTTCCCAGAAAGACAGTTCTATTTTGCTTCTGAGGAATAATTTGTTAGGAAAGGGTAGTTCAGAATTTTAGGAGAATTTGTGACACTAATACCAATCACGTTAGGCTGCTGTTGCTTAAGCATCAAGCAAATTTGGCTCTAAAGGACACATCAAAAATGTTCCTATTTCTAACAATGTTATTTCCATACCCATTTTTCTGTAATACTGGGGAGATGGAATCAGATTCCCTCAGAAGACGTTGGCCACTTGTAACAGCTTCTGCAGGAGCTATAAAAAATTTATAGCACTTTAGCTTTTACTAGGGAAATGCCTGTCAAATTCAGTGATATAGTTTCTATCCCTCACAAAAGGAAGGCTTCCAGAAAGAGACAGACCAGTATGATCTCCCTAAACTAACGCCATTATTTACAGTGCTTCCTGCCTCTCAGTATGCACAGAAACGCTATTCCAGTCACAAAATTTATCACAGTTTACATAATTTACAGTTCACAGATTAGGTTTAATTTCTCAATAAAACATCATGAAAAGTTATTCTTGATAATTTTTCCctcttggaaaagcagaagcCCAAAGAGATCAGAGAAATCTATAGTTTCAGGGCTATGCCATGAAATAAATAGGTAGCCTTGCCCCATCTCAGGAAAGGTGGGACCTACCGAGAAGGCACAGTCTCAGGAGACAAGTGTCCACTCTCGCCTGGCCCCCCAGGCTGCACTGCATCCTCCTGAACATCAACCATTTCAACCAGGTCACTGACTTCTTCCATTTCAGCATCCTGGGGCCTGCCTGCACCCTCTGGAGTTCCTGCATTAACCTCTGCTGTCACTTCAGTGTTGCCTGCACTCAGGGGGTTGTTCACTGGCTGAAGAAAGGCATCCAGTTTCTGCTCTCGGGAATCAGTGCGGACCATCTGATGCGCATAAACTTTATCACCACTTCCTTTGGTCACCGCTGAAGAGTTTGCTGCTGATTTTACAACTTCATTGGAAGAGCAGTCAGCCCCTGGAAGCAATGTCTTCATTCAGACATCAGGAAGCAAAGAGAAGAGATTGAACAACAAGAAAAGAGGAATCAGAAAGATTAGTCACACCTCTCACAGTATCTGCTCAGAGGCCAATTTCAAACTTCCAGCAACACAGTGTCAACTGCTTAAAAGGCCACCAGCTTTGCACTTGCTATCCACATAGAGTGAATGTTATCATCTCGGCAGAGAGGTAATCGATGGTAATCAATGTTACCATTGATTTTGTCTCAAAGTTACCATTCCTTTGtctcaaaagaaaatatctttaaggcaaaaaaaatcacaaggaaATTAGTttgtataaaaattataataattattatgcTATGCTTCACATAAAGAGAGAGTAGAGTATcttcctgacttttttttctggtaagaTTAAATTCAAAATGTTACCAAATACACAGAACAGTTTCTTCAATCACATCTTCTTCACATAAACCAGgacagaataaaaaaagcaatttacCACATGTGAAGGCTAATATAAAATTAAGACAACTAATCAGGTACTTGACAGAAACGTGCTTAAAATGTtctcatacttttttttctctcttttgccaTATTGTTAACATTGGTATATTAAAGTAACTTGAAACAGAGCAATGATCTAAAGGTACCGGTACAACACTGATAAGTGCCATATCTGCAAAGATTTTACTATTGAACAGAGTAAATTATCCCTaatcatattaaaataatgcagaacTGCCATCACTCCATAGATGTCCTCACCTGAGTGAAGTACATCCTTGAGGAATTAGAGCCCAATAACTTGCTCTCTACATGTTGTTGCACACGCTCCAGAATACTGtcttcatgaagaaaatggacCTCGTGTTTTGTAGGATGCACATTCACATCTACATTCTGAGGGGCtatttccaggctggaaaatgttttaaaagaagttAATCTAAAGTATCTCATGGATGGCAGAGAAATCAAAAATTGGTTCAAATTTGACAAAATTTGTAAGGCTTGGGGATGTTACTCCATACAAAGAAGTCAAAATGATCCTGAAACCCACTGAAGTTATATTACAGTCAGACTTGTTTAGATAATTAAAACATAATCCAAAATCACTCACCAAAATGAGCTTACATAGGTAAGCTTAAAGCAACCTCTCCATTGTACAACTACAAAAACCCACTTTCAGAAGTGTATTTTACTTGCAGTGTCTCATGAATTAAAAGGAAAGGACTTCAGCTGAAATTACAGATACTCACTACTGCTAAAAATAAGGCCTGTCTTCTTAAGATTTccttaatattatttaattatctCCTGCCTGGTGATTAATTACCTCAGTGCAATATTTAACACTATCATGAGGAACAGAAATGTCCTTCTAAACCTACTCACCCTAGTTCTATCCTACAGGACAGTATTAAAAGGCTACTTCTTCCTATTACTTTACCTTAAGTATAGGAATGGGTGCGTGCTTTTTGGCAAATAAGCAGCGTACACAGTTTCTATGGCTTTGCGCATAGCGGCTGACTCTACCAACCGATCTGAAACACAGAACACAGCGCTGTTTCCAAAAAGCCACCACACCCTGCAcagtgcccagctcctccttctgACAAACATCTTCACTCTTTGTGCTTTCAAAGGGAATCTGTTACACCATTTTCCCCCAGGACCTATTTATTCTTCATAAAAACCCAGGAATAGACAGTATTTTTCTCAGCATGTTTTACACTTAGAGGtattttttcccacaaataCTAAAATGACCAGGCTACCTTTCATTATTTCATACAGTCAACCCATGCCAGTGTTGCTACAGAAGAGAGATCAATCTGTGTAAGCTGACAGGACACAGCCATAACCTTGACACACCGAAGTTTCTTTAGGTCCAGTCTTAGCTGTTTTCCACTAAACACAGCGCCAAGTGTGATGCACATTACAAATCGAAAAACACTTTAAGATTTACAATTAACTGtaatatttattcttaaaaataattttaagaatgCTTATGCACTTTGCAGGTCTTCAGAAAGTTTTGTTCTTCTGATTACGTAAGCAACATATGACTGTGCaaaatgctgccttttttttaaacttacgGTTTATGAAGAgcaaaaatatacatttcttCACAGAGTAGTTTGCATTCGTGATGTaacctttcattttaaaggcCAGATTTGCATCTTCACAGCCCACTTCTATGAGTTCCCTATTAAGTTCGACAGAAACagtaacaaaaaattaattcttctgtTGATGTAAATTTTGAACAGTACTCACAAGCAATGATATTCTGTTTTGCCAGTTGTCAGCACAAAAGAAACAGGCACCAACTTTAAGGGATGAGTGTAATTAACTACAGTTCAAAACAGCAAAGAATTACAAAAGGATACTATAAGTAATGCACCTAATCATTACTATAGAAGATTAAGAAGATACACGCCAGTTATCCTAACACCCTAACCATCATCCAGATACACACATCAGCTGAGGAGCCCTGGTCACAGCAAAGGACTGGAGAACCACTCCTGGTAACTGGGAAATCCTACACAGTGTGTCATCACAGGGTGTCTTCACCACACACAGGTGAAGACTCCACCTTTGCTGGGAAAGGGTCCAGCTTTTATATTGTTGAATAAAAAAGCTCACATAATTCTAACGCAGAAACATCTGGTTTCATTCTCCTCTTGGGTTCCACCcaaagcctggctggggctcaAGGAGGAACCAAGGGAGTTGGCTTTGACCATATACCTTCCAGCAAGGTCAGATGTCTGATTTCATAGCCTTGTCCATCCTCTAAATATGGAAAGATAAATATGTTCTTATCACACTACATATTTTGCTAATGATCATGTGTGTTTTGCTAATGAGCAGATACAAATATCATATAACATATGGTTGGAAGGTTCATCTAAAGGTCAACTTTGGCTTAGGGCCCATTACTCAAGTCTCACTACTTCATATACTGATACATCTTCTATCCCAGTTAATGAAAACATTAGAATTATTTGAGTTCTCAAACACTGACTACTGGGACACAGTAATTATTTAACCTCAACTACATAATTTCCTCTTCTTAAGTGTACACTGGTAATGTTGGGTGGCTGGAATCTGTAAAATTACCTCCATTATCTTTTTAATACTGTAACATATCACAGTATCCACAGCATTATAATTTATTGATAATTCTAATATGCATTTCATTATTTAAGTAATTCATAGATTGACAAGAACACTTCAAAATTGACTGCAGCCAAgaaagaacactttttttttgacTACTTTGTCCACTATCATCAGTCTAGTATGTCTTGGGGGTCTGTTAAGAAGTCATTAAAATGTAACAACTTCTCTCTTGCTCGTGCACATAGATCCTGATGTTAACTATTTTCATAACAGTTTTAATAATTATCATAATTCATTAGTCAAGGAAAATCCACTTCAGCACAGCTTTGTGAGCACAGCTTTCTAGGAAGGCATTATGCCAACTTCTAAAGTTAACACAGAAAAGACTTAAGGGCTACTTATTTCCAATTCAACCTCAATATATATACCGagtgtcatttttatttgtgttcaGTTTTTAACACCATCTTGAACTGGGTAAAATattgtttgaaaagaaattatcaaatatttacttttaaatcaACAATTTATCCTGAACCATACAAAGGAAAAACTTATCAAATGAGCTACTattcacagcagaaataaacaaatgcaCAGCAAAAAAAGACATGTAACACTGCAAACCTCATTACTTCACAGCCTCTCTATTTTGCTGTGCTTCCTAAAGTGTTTTCATGAATTAGAAGTTACATCCATTAAATGTGAAGCTTGACTTCCGTCAGTGACAGAACAGAATCAAAGTGACACCCAGCTATTCATGGGACAAATACATACAATGGATTCTTCACAGCTGAAAGTCTCATAAAGagaatttttcctaaaatgaCAGATACATCTTCAAAAGatgatattttgtttttttaatttttctatctGATTTACACAGCTTCATCTAATGTAGCTTTTGTCAAAATAAGAAACcataatatttcagaaaaaaacaatatgAGTAGCTTCAAAATTTATCAGGTAGCAGACAGTAAGAAAGGGTAAGATGTTCATGGTATAGGAAGAGGCCAGGAACTTGTAGAGAACACAGGTTCAGCTTGCTGTTTTTACAGGAGCACACAGGAAGTTACAAGCAGATGGTTCCTTTTCAGTGCATTAAAGGAATAACTTTGTaactttcctcttctctttggTGCACAAAAAAAGACACATTCTGATAAGAAGGAACAGGTCTCTAATTGCAGCATTCCCTCTTCCCTGAAATTAACCATGAAGGAAGCAAGAAAAGTTATCATAGCCTATGgtctttaaagagaaaagggagGGTGATTCACTGGAAAGCCTCACATGAAAAGGAAACTTGACATCAATGTACCTGCTAACAGCATTTCCAAAGATGGCCCTGATGTTGTCCACTGTTGAGGCATTGGATAAGGTTCTAACATCTGACACGGTGTCACCTTGctaaaaagagcaggaatgagtATCAATCAATTCACCTTTCTGGAGGAAGTTttagaaatactttaaattaaacaatcacatttctaaaaaaacccacagggaaCGACATAACATCATTATATTGTCTTgtattatttacttatttatgcTCAAAAAAGCAATGGATGGTAAATGGCACATGTTCACAAGATCAGCTAGAGCACACCAGACCCAGTGAGGCTAGTAACTCCACCCTGGAAAGTGAGGAACACTTTATTTACTGAACTCAGTTCAGTAAACAATTATCCAGAATGGCACAGAACAAAGATAATCTACCCCAGCCTCCTTCATACAGCACTTAGTAACCAGGCTCTCCAGAGAAGCTGAAACAACACATAAAGCTAAACCAAATACACCACTGACCACACAGAATCCTCCAAACTCctgacaaatatatttttgtcttgtttaCTTCTAACTGATGTGCTTTCTATCCAACTGCACCAACATACCCTTCAACATTTGAGTATAAGAGAAGgctctgtgctgttcctgtTGCAGAAGACACAGTTCAAATTTTCTGGCATTTTCAGATATACACattatctatatatatatacacaggcCCCTACAGACACACAGTGAAGTTACAAAAACTTTATCTACACACCTTTTTAACTGAAAAGCTGATGCCTGAGTTATGGATGGCATACCTGAAAAACAGATAAATATAAGTCTGCAGCATGTGGAACAAAAGGTAATTGTTTCCTTTGATTGGTGAAAAGCAGCTAGTAATGGGGGCAAGCAATTTCACTTCCTGTTAGACAGTAATGCAATTTGAGCCAAGCTGAGCTTCTGCAGACTGAacagcctaaaaaaaaaatttaaaaagtgtgCCCTATTTAGAAGTCGACTGTAACCACAGGAAATTCAAGGGTCAGCTTCTACAGAtctgttttttcagtttcactGTACAGGTTTAACTAAAAACCCATCAAAACATCCTCAGCATAACAGAATCTAGTCTCCACTACTATGGAAAAGCATCTGAATAATGGCTGGCCCACCCTTCTAACTTCCCCTACCCAGACAGCTCAGCTATCTGTGATCTCATGGCTGAGATCTGATACACTACAGCTGCGTAAGCTTGGCTCAAAATTCAAGGGAAATTACTGCACTGTGAGAGAAAACCACACCACAGAACCTTGCAAGAtgagaaatgtgaaaatgtgaaCTCAAaaattcaagaggaaaaaaacacctcaaaaattAAGTAATAGAAAAGTCCTAATGAAAAAGAACAACCAATGCACTGGAGGGCTGTAACTCAGCAAGACTTCACATCATCCTGTttgacacagcagcaggatctgACCCTCTACCTCCTGGCTGAAGTCTGCCTGAGCCAGTAGAGACTCCTGAATAGTTCATTTAGGGAATAGGCTAAACCTTGGCATACAATCTTGCTTCTCTCTGCTACCTTTTGTGTCTTATGAAAGCATAAAGCAGTTCTTTTGCTTAAATTGTGCAGATCCTGTTTGCAAGACCTCTGCACACTGTGGAAGACTACGGCAGTGGCAAAAGAGGCAACCAAGGGGCCCAGGAAGGGAACATCCAATAGCTAAAATGATATTACTCCTTTTAGGGGATGTGAAGTCGCCattcagcttttctgtattCAGCCAAATCTCAATGCTCCTGAGTAGTTTTTACATGAATTCTATTCAGCCCAGGTACATTTAAAGTTCACTCATTCAAGTCCATTGCCATTTCTTTGCTGGAATTCTTACCAATAATTAATAGACAGAATACACTACTTCCTATCTGGATTTTTCACATCAAATTGGACTGACTGTTATCTGACACTGCACACTAACAAATAGTTCAAAAAAATCATAACAAAATCACCAACACCACCAACAAAATGACACCAAACACACAGGTGCCAGCCCCTCTGAAGAACCCCAGTACTCCCCATGGCAGTATATAAAACTGGGAGCCTCCTAGTTTAGTTTACCTGCTAACAACTTCTAATATTTTTGCATATTCTTCATTTGGATTCTTTAAAGCCTTCCTTCTTGTATTTACATTGTAAAAAAGATCTTCAACCTGCAGAGAAAAAGTTCACAACTAAAAACAATTTCTAAAATTCTCTTTTACCATAGAATTAATCTAAACCTATCctgttaaattttattttaaatataaattttctgAGAATACTTTGGTTTATGAAAAATCAACATTCAGTTTATTGTGTAATTCTCTAGGTTCATCTaacaaactgcagcttcagAGAGGCAACTGTTATGTACCTCACAATGTAATGGTGCAAGGGGAACAGAAAAGGAACGAGAGAACAGGCACAAAAACCTACTGTGATCTGAGTTCCTTGGTTTCCAGCACAGGGCTTTGGAGGGGCTTTGATTTTTCCATCACTGTAAGTAGCtctaggaagaaaataaaaagttgtcAGTCATCCAGATTTACAGGAAGGCAGACATGGACAGATGAAAACAAaggatgaaaacaaaagaaatcccatCATTGTCACACTCCTCCCAGCAAAGAATTTGAGACACTGAGAATTAGCTTCCTCTACCTTTCTGCTAGAGTAAAACTGTCTTCATTGATTGGAAGAGCCAGAGGGGAAGTGGAGGAAAGGGAATAATAGCAGAGGAAAGGAGGCAGATCATAGCATatacattttgaaattatattacTGAGACTTTTCCTCCAAAGGCAGgattactgcattttttttctttctttaatagCTAGACCTGGCCTAATAACAATTCCTCCACTAGACTTTACATTTCAATTAAGCTAACAAGAAATTCTTGACTTTAGTCTAAGATCTGCTTTCTTTGACACTAATAGGATTTTGAGCATAAGAGATTTATGATCCATAGGATCCACAGTGATCCATGCGGGTCTTCGAGCTAAGAAAGTTACAGAGATGCATAAATTCAAAGGatagactttttttccctctaacaTACCCTGTATGTTTAATGCATGCCTAAGAAAGACCATAGTTACACGATCTTTTGAAAAACCAATATTTGGAACATCACTTTTTTCCACTCCCTTTTCTTAAAAGTAGTTaagaaattaatggaaaagCTTATAATTTAGATTAAGTTTTCAAAAGAATATCCAAAACTCTTTTTGGATAGGATAAAGCACCTATCACACCATAAAGATATGATAACAAACTAAGTGTAAGTTCCTGTGCTGAGACTTGTGAAATTTGCTAGACATGATGCCTGTAATATACATGCaactttttattctgaaatggagaaaaacaaatgtttaacCTACATTAGCTACTGAAATAGAAGTTCTGCCTCCTCACCCCACTTCcaccaattttaaaatatgttattaaGTTAAAGCTTACCTttacaatttgaaaaaaatacattttctcacATTCCAAGTCTTTTTGATACCTGCCCTTATCACACCCTCCTCCATAACAGGAGCTCTGAAATTGATACATCTGTTTGTTATTGCATGCAGCAAAAGTCACCTGGATAACAGGCAGCATACCTGAATGCACACTTTGCATCAGCTGTTTTAGTTGTTACTGTAACATGGGCAACGTGACTGATGCTAGCCAAGGCctaggaaaagagaaaacatctttGTAAACCTTGCTCTG comes from Camarhynchus parvulus chromosome 2, STF_HiC, whole genome shotgun sequence and encodes:
- the MLH1 gene encoding DNA mismatch repair protein Mlh1 isoform X1 is translated as MAGVIRRLDEAVVNRIAAGEVIQRPANAIKEMIENCLDAKSTSIQVVVKEGGLKFIQVQDNGCGIRKEDLDIVCERFTTSKLQKFEDLASISTYGFRGEALASISHVAHVTVTTKTADAKCAFRATYSDGKIKAPPKPCAGNQGTQITVEDLFYNVNTRRKALKNPNEEYAKILEVVSRYAIHNSGISFSVKKQGDTVSDVRTLSNASTVDNIRAIFGNAVSRELIEVGCEDANLAFKMKGYITNANYSVKKCIFLLFINHRLVESAAMRKAIETVYAAYLPKSTHPFLYLSLEIAPQNVDVNVHPTKHEVHFLHEDSILERVQQHVESKLLGSNSSRMYFTQTLLPGADCSSNEVVKSAANSSAVTKGSGDKVYAHQMVRTDSREQKLDAFLQPVNNPLSAGNTEVTAEVNAGTPEGAGRPQDAEMEEVSDLVEMVDVQEDAVQPGGPGESGHLSPETVPSRKRPREDMDVELEKDDTRKDMTAACTPRRRIINLTSVLTLQEEISNQAHAKLQEMLREHSFVGCVSPQWALAQYQTKLYLLNTTKLSQELFYQILIYDFANFGVLRLSEPAPLYELSMLALEDPESGWTEEDGPKEGLAEYIVEFLKKKTEMLKDYFSLEIDEDGNLTGLPLLIDNYVPPLEGLPMFILRLATEVNWDEEKECFESLSKELAMFYSIRKQYIIEESNPTNSQSEESESGSTTWKWTVEHVLYKAFRTHLLPPKHFAEDGNILQLANLPDLYKVFERC
- the MLH1 gene encoding DNA mismatch repair protein Mlh1 isoform X2, with the translated sequence MKGYITNANYSVKKCIFLLFINHRLVESAAMRKAIETVYAAYLPKSTHPFLYLSLEIAPQNVDVNVHPTKHEVHFLHEDSILERVQQHVESKLLGSNSSRMYFTQTLLPGADCSSNEVVKSAANSSAVTKGSGDKVYAHQMVRTDSREQKLDAFLQPVNNPLSAGNTEVTAEVNAGTPEGAGRPQDAEMEEVSDLVEMVDVQEDAVQPGGPGESGHLSPETVPSRKRPREDMDVELEKDDTRKDMTAACTPRRRIINLTSVLTLQEEISNQAHAKLQEMLREHSFVGCVSPQWALAQYQTKLYLLNTTKLSQELFYQILIYDFANFGVLRLSEPAPLYELSMLALEDPESGWTEEDGPKEGLAEYIVEFLKKKTEMLKDYFSLEIDEDGNLTGLPLLIDNYVPPLEGLPMFILRLATEVNWDEEKECFESLSKELAMFYSIRKQYIIEESNPTNSQSEESESGSTTWKWTVEHVLYKAFRTHLLPPKHFAEDGNILQLANLPDLYKVFERC
- the MLH1 gene encoding DNA mismatch repair protein Mlh1 isoform X3, whose protein sequence is MYIFALHKPLEIAPQNVDVNVHPTKHEVHFLHEDSILERVQQHVESKLLGSNSSRMYFTQTLLPGADCSSNEVVKSAANSSAVTKGSGDKVYAHQMVRTDSREQKLDAFLQPVNNPLSAGNTEVTAEVNAGTPEGAGRPQDAEMEEVSDLVEMVDVQEDAVQPGGPGESGHLSPETVPSRKRPREDMDVELEKDDTRKDMTAACTPRRRIINLTSVLTLQEEISNQAHAKLQEMLREHSFVGCVSPQWALAQYQTKLYLLNTTKLSQELFYQILIYDFANFGVLRLSEPAPLYELSMLALEDPESGWTEEDGPKEGLAEYIVEFLKKKTEMLKDYFSLEIDEDGNLTGLPLLIDNYVPPLEGLPMFILRLATEVNWDEEKECFESLSKELAMFYSIRKQYIIEESNPTNSQSEESESGSTTWKWTVEHVLYKAFRTHLLPPKHFAEDGNILQLANLPDLYKVFERC